The proteins below come from a single Gimesia alba genomic window:
- a CDS encoding DUF1802 family protein, protein MLAQNRIAFKEWGAVCAALGQGRQTVIIRKGGIHEGQQGFRVDHREFWLFPTRFHQGAEQLQPECSDLLQAPIAIEPASGKIMLALYAVVEQVVEIKDAAVLSRLDSLQVLNQETIQQRFEYKNPGLFVLLVRAYQLSQPFEVENETRYAGCRSWVELTQEYSTSNLMPILTDEQFAQQQQALQ, encoded by the coding sequence ATGCTGGCACAGAATCGAATCGCATTTAAAGAATGGGGGGCTGTCTGCGCTGCATTAGGGCAGGGCAGACAGACAGTCATTATTCGCAAAGGGGGCATTCACGAAGGACAACAGGGTTTCCGCGTTGACCATCGTGAATTCTGGCTTTTTCCGACGCGTTTTCATCAGGGGGCTGAGCAGTTGCAGCCGGAATGTAGCGATTTGCTCCAGGCACCGATTGCGATTGAGCCCGCTTCAGGAAAGATCATGCTGGCCTTGTATGCAGTAGTAGAACAGGTCGTGGAAATTAAAGATGCGGCAGTGCTTTCCCGGTTGGATTCGCTTCAGGTATTGAATCAGGAAACGATCCAGCAGCGGTTTGAATATAAAAACCCGGGCTTATTTGTGTTGCTGGTCCGCGCTTATCAACTGTCTCAACCATTTGAAGTTGAAAATGAAACGCGTTATGCCGGTTGCCGAAGTTGGGTTGAATTGACTCAAGAATATTCAACCAGCAATCTGATGCCTATCTTGACCGACGAGCAGTTTGCGCAGCAGCAACAAGCTTTGCAATAG
- a CDS encoding nucleotide sugar dehydrogenase, whose amino-acid sequence MANQLEQAIKDKTAIIGIIGLGYVGLPLIDAFVNSGFKTMGFDVDQKKVDQLQAGKSYIQHIPSKTVSDWLEKKQFESTTDLSRMSEADALLICVPTPLTTSRDPDLAYVENTAKAIAESLRPGQLIVLESTTYPTTTRDVLLPILDAKGLKIGEDYYLAYSPEREDPGNPDFSAAGIPKVVGGMEENSLRIAAALYEHAVVNVIPVSSPEVAEACKILENTYRAVNIAMVNELKTLFDRMGIDVWEVIDAAKTKPFGFQAFYPGPGLGGHCIPIDPFYLSWLARKEGLTTRFIELAGEVNTRMPRYVIDRLAEFLNQQGKPLKGSKICMLGVAYKKDVDDPRESPSFHLLDLLLERGVDFTYNDPHIPSLPKMRHHNVPAMESQELTPEFLAAQDCVLIATDHSAYDYDFIVKHSGMILDTRNATKNVTESREKIYKA is encoded by the coding sequence ATGGCAAATCAGCTTGAGCAGGCGATTAAAGATAAAACTGCAATCATTGGTATTATCGGCTTGGGATATGTAGGACTCCCCCTGATCGATGCCTTTGTGAACAGCGGCTTCAAAACGATGGGATTCGATGTTGATCAAAAGAAGGTCGATCAACTTCAGGCCGGCAAAAGCTATATCCAACATATCCCTTCCAAAACAGTTTCCGACTGGCTGGAAAAGAAACAGTTTGAATCGACAACCGATTTATCACGCATGAGCGAAGCAGATGCTCTGCTGATCTGCGTACCGACGCCGCTGACAACGAGCCGCGACCCTGACCTCGCCTATGTCGAAAATACAGCGAAAGCGATTGCCGAATCATTACGTCCCGGTCAACTCATCGTATTAGAGAGCACAACTTATCCGACAACAACACGCGATGTCCTGTTGCCGATTCTCGATGCCAAAGGCCTTAAGATCGGTGAGGACTATTATCTCGCCTACAGCCCGGAACGTGAAGATCCCGGTAACCCGGATTTTTCTGCAGCAGGGATTCCCAAAGTCGTCGGCGGGATGGAAGAAAACAGCCTGCGAATCGCCGCTGCCTTGTATGAACATGCCGTGGTGAATGTGATTCCGGTTTCTTCACCGGAAGTGGCTGAAGCCTGTAAGATTCTGGAGAATACGTACCGCGCGGTCAATATCGCGATGGTCAATGAACTCAAAACATTATTTGATCGCATGGGCATTGATGTCTGGGAAGTCATCGATGCAGCGAAAACCAAGCCCTTCGGTTTTCAGGCCTTCTACCCTGGCCCGGGACTGGGGGGGCACTGTATTCCCATCGACCCGTTCTACCTGAGCTGGCTGGCACGCAAAGAAGGCCTCACCACGCGATTCATCGAGTTAGCGGGGGAAGTCAATACCCGTATGCCGCGTTATGTGATTGACCGGTTGGCCGAGTTTCTCAATCAGCAGGGAAAGCCTCTCAAAGGAAGCAAAATCTGCATGCTGGGCGTTGCCTACAAAAAAGATGTCGACGACCCCCGCGAAAGTCCATCGTTCCACCTGTTAGACCTGCTGCTCGAACGTGGTGTGGACTTTACTTATAATGATCCACATATTCCAAGCCTGCCCAAGATGCGTCATCACAATGTACCGGCTATGGAAAGTCAGGAATTAACGCCTGAATTTCTAGCAGCCCAGGACTGTGTGCTCATCGCCACAGATCACAGTGCCTATGACTATGACTTTATCGTCAAACATTCAGGCATGATTCTGGATACACGTAACGCCACAAAGAATGTGACTGAAAGTCGCGAGAAAATCTATAAAGCATAG
- a CDS encoding M3 family metallopeptidase, whose translation MDQQNTLADNPLLVLEGLPRFDQIEPQHIEPAVKSLLEQSTAGLEKIEEQAEPSWEGLMQPLEELDYPWERSWGSIGHLLGVKNTPELREAYEGVLPEVVAFSLRVKQSKPIYEALKSLRDSSKWNELNDAQRRIIDKRILSAELAGIGLEGEQLTRFNEIATELSRLATKFSNNVLDATKAFSLIITDSDVVNGFPDSLKQLTAQSYNSWDDKEADTEATPEQGPWRISLDFPCFGPFMQHCRKRDLREKVYRAFITRASDGDVDNTPLIPQILKLRKEKAQLLGYQNFAEVSLAEKMAPSIDAVLEMEERLRTASWDAGQQDLKELQEFAAEQGETEPIIQWDFAFWSERLREQRFSYTDEELRPYFSLEKVLDGLFELVNRIFGITVTAVAEEVPVWNKDVRYFNIASETGETIAGFYLDPYARPADKRGGAWMDDCLGRKIVAGNVQIPVAHLVCNSTPPVGDKPSLMTFREVETLFHEFGHGLQHMLTTINEADAAGINGVEWDAVELASQFMENWCYHKPTLLGMAKHYETGETLPDDLFEKIKSARNYQAGTQMLRQIQFGVVDLKLHSEFDPNGSQTVFDIQREVSQTTSILPMLPEDRFLCSFQHIFAGGYAAGYFSYKWAEVLSADAFSAFEEAGLDNEQAVAETGRRFRDTILAKGGSCHPMDLFKEFRGREPSPEPLLRHTGLL comes from the coding sequence ATGGATCAGCAAAATACGTTAGCCGACAACCCCTTACTGGTTTTAGAGGGCCTTCCCCGCTTTGATCAGATTGAACCTCAGCACATTGAACCCGCTGTTAAGTCATTGCTGGAACAATCAACTGCCGGACTGGAAAAAATTGAAGAACAGGCAGAACCGTCCTGGGAAGGTCTGATGCAGCCTCTGGAAGAATTAGACTATCCCTGGGAACGATCATGGGGGTCGATCGGACATTTGCTGGGAGTGAAAAATACTCCTGAACTGCGCGAAGCCTATGAAGGTGTGCTTCCGGAAGTGGTTGCTTTCTCACTGAGAGTGAAACAAAGCAAGCCCATCTACGAAGCCTTGAAAAGTTTGCGCGACAGCAGCAAGTGGAATGAACTCAATGACGCGCAACGCCGAATTATTGATAAACGGATTCTGTCAGCGGAACTCGCTGGTATAGGCCTTGAGGGCGAGCAACTCACGCGGTTCAATGAAATCGCAACAGAACTGTCTCGTCTGGCAACCAAGTTCTCAAACAACGTTCTGGACGCCACAAAAGCCTTCTCGCTGATTATCACTGACTCCGATGTTGTAAACGGATTTCCTGACAGTCTCAAACAACTGACGGCCCAATCCTATAACAGCTGGGATGACAAAGAAGCCGACACCGAAGCAACTCCTGAACAGGGGCCTTGGAGAATCAGTCTGGATTTCCCCTGCTTCGGTCCATTCATGCAGCACTGTCGAAAACGCGACCTGCGCGAAAAAGTATATCGGGCTTTTATCACACGCGCCTCGGACGGAGACGTCGACAATACACCCTTAATCCCACAGATCCTGAAACTGCGTAAAGAAAAAGCACAACTCCTCGGTTATCAAAATTTTGCCGAAGTGAGCCTGGCAGAGAAAATGGCTCCCAGCATCGATGCGGTTCTGGAAATGGAAGAACGACTGCGCACGGCATCATGGGATGCAGGCCAGCAGGATTTAAAAGAACTGCAAGAATTTGCTGCGGAACAGGGAGAAACGGAACCGATCATCCAATGGGATTTCGCATTCTGGTCTGAACGATTGCGCGAGCAGCGTTTCAGTTATACCGATGAAGAATTACGTCCCTATTTCTCACTGGAAAAAGTTCTGGACGGCTTATTCGAGTTAGTAAATCGAATCTTTGGAATTACGGTCACCGCTGTAGCGGAAGAAGTCCCTGTCTGGAATAAAGATGTCCGCTATTTCAATATCGCCAGTGAAACGGGCGAAACAATAGCCGGATTTTATCTCGATCCTTATGCACGTCCCGCCGATAAACGCGGTGGCGCCTGGATGGATGATTGCCTCGGCCGCAAAATCGTTGCAGGGAATGTGCAAATTCCCGTTGCTCATCTGGTCTGTAATTCGACACCTCCCGTAGGAGACAAGCCGTCGTTGATGACCTTCCGCGAGGTTGAAACGCTGTTTCACGAATTCGGGCATGGCCTGCAGCACATGCTGACGACGATCAATGAAGCAGATGCTGCCGGCATTAATGGTGTGGAGTGGGATGCCGTCGAATTGGCCAGCCAGTTTATGGAAAACTGGTGTTACCATAAGCCCACGCTCCTGGGTATGGCCAAACATTACGAAACCGGTGAAACATTGCCGGACGACTTATTTGAAAAAATTAAATCAGCACGCAACTACCAGGCTGGCACACAAATGCTGCGTCAGATCCAATTCGGTGTCGTCGATTTGAAACTGCATAGTGAGTTTGATCCCAATGGTTCTCAAACCGTCTTCGATATCCAGCGCGAAGTGAGCCAGACAACATCAATCCTGCCAATGCTACCGGAAGATCGTTTTCTGTGTTCCTTCCAGCACATTTTTGCCGGAGGATATGCAGCTGGCTACTTCAGCTATAAATGGGCAGAAGTTCTCAGCGCCGATGCCTTCAGCGCTTTTGAAGAAGCGGGCCTCGATAATGAACAGGCTGTGGCAGAAACAGGCAGACGTTTCCGTGATACCATTCTGGCCAAGGGTGGCAGTTGCCATCCAATGGATCTCTTCAAAGAGTTCCGCGGCCGTGAACCCAGTCCTGAACCACTGTTACGGCATACAGGACTGCTCTAA
- a CDS encoding alpha/beta fold hydrolase gives MKTLGGRQFWGDVQFFQGWKIQQNVISKHYRLLDTEDQRHASGTLEECQARLEEIKEANQLKPMQGRAVILIHGIIRSSKSFEKLKAACSQSGRMVVPFDYPSTQLTIPENAKYLAQVIDSLEGVEEIDLVVHSMGGLVVRSWLSQQTAVDSRVKRMVMLGVPNRGADMADRFRSNLLFKVIFGPAGQQLVTEANSDFIAKLPTPPFPFGIVAGGRNALKGYNPLIRGDNDGTVGVNSTRLPGAADYILLPVLHSFMMSDSETIVCTMRFLETGAFRETGEVQPIPVVETETVP, from the coding sequence ATGAAAACATTGGGCGGTCGTCAGTTTTGGGGTGATGTGCAGTTTTTTCAAGGCTGGAAAATTCAACAGAATGTGATCAGCAAGCATTATCGCCTGCTGGATACAGAAGACCAGCGTCATGCGAGTGGAACGCTCGAAGAATGTCAGGCACGATTGGAAGAAATTAAAGAAGCCAATCAACTCAAGCCGATGCAGGGAAGAGCCGTCATATTAATTCACGGCATCATTCGTTCGTCCAAATCATTTGAGAAGTTGAAAGCAGCCTGCAGCCAATCAGGGCGGATGGTGGTTCCCTTTGATTATCCCAGTACGCAGCTCACAATTCCTGAGAACGCCAAATATCTGGCACAGGTGATCGATTCCCTGGAAGGCGTCGAAGAGATCGATCTGGTGGTACACAGTATGGGAGGTCTGGTGGTTCGTTCCTGGCTGTCACAGCAAACAGCTGTTGATTCGCGAGTCAAGCGAATGGTCATGCTGGGAGTGCCGAACCGAGGTGCAGACATGGCAGACCGGTTCCGCTCGAATCTGTTGTTTAAAGTCATCTTCGGCCCTGCCGGTCAGCAACTGGTGACCGAAGCCAATAGTGATTTTATTGCCAAGCTGCCAACGCCTCCCTTTCCTTTCGGAATTGTGGCGGGTGGGCGGAATGCCTTAAAGGGATATAATCCGCTGATTCGTGGTGATAATGATGGAACTGTAGGCGTGAACAGTACGCGTCTACCGGGGGCAGCTGACTATATTTTATTGCCGGTGTTACATTCTTTTATGATGAGTGATTCTGAGACGATTGTATGTACGATGCGATTTTTGGAGACGGGTGCATTCCGCGAAACGGGTGAAGTACAGCCGATTCCCGTTGTTGAAACTGAAACCGTTCCCTGA
- a CDS encoding lysylphosphatidylglycerol synthase transmembrane domain-containing protein: MSDTQAIPASKSASARVWKLIKWGLLALVLYFVGRQGYQLYQEQSDSLAEIQIKPVWLVLAGGCNFIAWMPSVWFWQRLMITSGEQAGFWPTARAYYGGHLGKYIPGKVSVLLIRATLLKEFGVRVSVSALTAAYETLAVMGVGLVVFLALVPYVFNAEQIAEWPAWIQSIQARPLLVPILFVFALFVSLPLVSRLLNLVSNKITKSEVEASAAEPRPAISIRLLYVGVFVFLISWILHGLSLGLVLASLGDSRLNWQEWPLWTAAISAAFSLGFAALFAPAGLGVREGLIAAILAGSPAIGPVNAFVAALLIRIVSFARGCLITSKKVNGLARLLHEVFS; the protein is encoded by the coding sequence ATGTCTGACACACAAGCCATCCCCGCTTCGAAATCTGCCTCGGCTCGAGTCTGGAAATTGATCAAATGGGGGTTGCTGGCTTTGGTCCTCTATTTTGTTGGCCGGCAGGGCTATCAGCTCTACCAGGAGCAGAGTGATTCACTGGCTGAAATTCAAATCAAGCCAGTCTGGCTGGTTCTGGCGGGGGGCTGCAATTTCATTGCCTGGATGCCGTCGGTTTGGTTCTGGCAACGATTGATGATTACCTCCGGCGAACAAGCCGGTTTCTGGCCTACCGCCCGCGCCTATTATGGCGGGCACCTGGGAAAGTACATTCCCGGTAAAGTGTCCGTGCTTTTGATTCGGGCAACCCTGTTAAAAGAGTTTGGCGTGCGCGTTTCCGTATCAGCGTTGACAGCCGCCTACGAGACATTGGCGGTCATGGGTGTGGGGTTAGTCGTGTTTCTGGCGTTAGTGCCTTATGTTTTCAATGCCGAACAAATCGCCGAGTGGCCGGCCTGGATTCAGTCGATTCAAGCCCGGCCACTGCTGGTTCCGATATTGTTTGTGTTTGCCTTGTTTGTCTCTTTACCGTTGGTGTCGCGGTTACTGAATCTGGTTTCGAATAAAATTACGAAGTCCGAAGTCGAAGCGTCTGCTGCAGAACCACGGCCTGCGATTTCGATTCGTTTACTTTACGTGGGCGTGTTTGTGTTTTTGATCAGCTGGATTTTGCACGGTTTAAGTTTAGGGCTTGTGCTTGCTTCTCTGGGAGATTCCAGACTGAACTGGCAGGAGTGGCCTCTCTGGACGGCTGCGATTTCGGCCGCCTTCTCGTTAGGTTTTGCCGCGTTGTTTGCACCCGCTGGACTGGGGGTGCGAGAAGGGTTGATTGCGGCAATTCTTGCCGGCTCACCCGCAATTGGGCCGGTGAATGCCTTTGTTGCTGCGTTATTGATCCGAATCGTTTCGTTTGCTAGAGGTTGTCTCATAACGTCAAAAAAAGTGAACGGTTTGGCGCGTCTTTTGCATGAAGTGTTCTCCTGA
- a CDS encoding transposase, translated as MYMTLVWWPKRKRVSTKTASRTERPVVLTDKQWSLVAKLFPWTPPSKKGGRPKAHPRDCLEGILWILVTGARWKDLPREYPSKATCHRRFQQWTIEGRLLSAWQIILERMDDAGQIDFSETFADGTFASAKKGVEELARLVVAKAQRS; from the coding sequence ATGTATATGACGCTGGTCTGGTGGCCCAAACGAAAACGGGTTTCCACAAAAACAGCGTCCAGGACGGAACGCCCGGTCGTTTTGACCGATAAACAATGGTCTTTAGTCGCAAAACTGTTTCCCTGGACTCCCCCTTCCAAAAAGGGAGGACGTCCAAAAGCCCATCCACGAGATTGCCTGGAAGGCATTCTCTGGATTTTGGTGACAGGAGCACGATGGAAAGATTTACCAAGAGAGTATCCCTCAAAAGCGACGTGCCATCGACGTTTCCAGCAATGGACGATCGAAGGGCGGCTCTTATCTGCCTGGCAAATCATCTTGGAACGAATGGATGATGCTGGCCAGATTGATTTCTCGGAAACCTTTGCTGATGGCACTTTTGCCTCGGCAAAAAAAGGGGTAGAAGAGTTGGCCCGACTCGTCGTGGCAAAGGCACAAAGGTCATGA
- a CDS encoding transposase, whose translation MIFVDRHGTPVAIDTESARRSEVKLIEPLLEKITLQNRQPERLVYDKAADSDSLRKRLMEKNIDLICPHRKSRVKPPTQDGRKLPRFKRRWIVERSIAWLHNYRRIVTRWEYHDYLYESFVILGCLFTLLKRF comes from the coding sequence ATGATTTTTGTCGATCGTCACGGGACACCTGTGGCGATCGACACAGAATCGGCCCGTCGTAGCGAAGTCAAGCTGATCGAACCGCTGCTTGAAAAAATCACATTGCAAAATCGACAACCCGAGCGACTTGTTTATGACAAAGCCGCCGATTCGGACTCGTTGCGCAAACGGCTGATGGAAAAGAATATCGATCTGATCTGCCCGCATCGAAAATCGAGAGTCAAACCGCCGACGCAAGATGGTCGAAAGCTTCCACGCTTCAAACGACGTTGGATTGTGGAACGCAGTATTGCCTGGCTCCACAACTATCGTCGCATTGTCACGCGCTGGGAATATCACGATTACCTCTACGAAAGCTTTGTAATTCTTGGGTGTTTATTTACACTATTAAAAAGGTTTTGA
- a CDS encoding glycosyltransferase family 2 protein: protein MIPVLNESESLPQLYQEICDTSQAHNIDLEVIFIDDGSTDTSWEIISGLAAKDERVSGIRFRRNFAKAAALTAGMRAARGSVIMMMDADLQDDPKEIPRFLEKLNEGYDVVNGWKERRLDPWHKVYPSKVFNWMIAKLTGLKLHDHNCGLKLFRKDVAAEIRIYGELHRFIPVLADARGFKVTEIPIHHRERQHGYSKYGVRRFLRGFLDLLTVRFLTGYGQRPQHMLGAIGLSCLLLGFLGLGYLGFLWILTNAFGLELGPIGNRPLLAYSVAATILGGQAISLGLLAELIVAYTGRHQDSYSISERTGTTSQNEQEIIV from the coding sequence ATGATTCCTGTTTTAAATGAATCCGAAAGTTTGCCACAACTGTATCAGGAAATCTGTGATACAAGTCAGGCTCATAATATCGATCTGGAAGTGATCTTTATCGACGATGGTTCGACCGACACTTCCTGGGAGATTATTTCTGGACTGGCTGCAAAGGATGAGCGGGTTTCGGGAATTCGTTTTCGCCGAAATTTTGCCAAAGCAGCTGCACTGACGGCCGGCATGCGGGCGGCACGGGGATCTGTGATTATGATGATGGATGCAGACCTGCAGGATGACCCCAAAGAAATTCCCCGCTTTCTGGAAAAACTGAACGAAGGATATGACGTTGTCAACGGTTGGAAAGAACGCCGGCTTGATCCCTGGCACAAGGTTTATCCGAGTAAGGTATTCAACTGGATGATCGCCAAACTGACCGGGCTGAAACTGCACGATCATAACTGCGGCTTGAAATTATTCCGTAAAGATGTTGCCGCTGAGATTCGCATTTATGGCGAATTACATCGTTTTATACCGGTGCTCGCAGACGCGCGTGGCTTCAAAGTGACAGAAATTCCCATTCATCACCGGGAACGCCAGCACGGTTATTCCAAATATGGCGTCCGTCGGTTTTTGAGAGGATTTCTCGACCTGTTAACGGTTCGTTTTTTAACCGGTTATGGACAGCGTCCTCAACATATGCTGGGAGCGATTGGACTGTCCTGTCTCTTATTAGGCTTCTTAGGTTTAGGCTATCTCGGATTCCTCTGGATTTTGACCAATGCTTTTGGTTTGGAACTGGGGCCGATTGGAAATCGTCCCTTGCTGGCCTATTCTGTGGCAGCGACGATTCTGGGGGGGCAAGCAATCAGTCTCGGTTTACTGGCTGAGCTCATCGTTGCCTATACCGGCCGACATCAGGATTCCTACAGCATCTCCGAACGGACGGGCACCACCTCCCAGAATGAGCAGGAAATCATCGTTTAA
- a CDS encoding MBL fold metallo-hydrolase RNA specificity domain-containing protein: MKISFLGAAGEVTGSQHLIETDSRRILLDCGLFQGHRQESYLKNSWFAYPPDSIDAVFLSHGHMDHCGNLPRLFSKGFRGPIFCTSATADIAEIMLKDSARIQAEDAKYLARKLKEKHPPIEPLYSEDDVDGVAKLFERLDYHEWHELGDDVKVRFLDAGHILGSAIIEMKIKDQREWRHLVFTGDLGRRNLPLLRDPETIAGCEILISESTYGNRVHEKASDIKEELYQILDEAYRVEGRVIIPAFSLGRTQQIIYYLNELYNEKRLPHIPIFVDSPLSTRLVSVFRHHLNEMDDEVQALMEADKDPFGFALLDYVSTREQSIALNKREGAFVVIAGSGMCENGRVRHHLKNGIEHVENTIVLMGYQAANTLGRRLQQRDPKVKIFDRYYKVKAKVVQLSGLSGHADVEDFKWWYAQSAKHGTIGQVFLVHGEPESAAALAALIRDECDLEPIIPHYQQSFEV, translated from the coding sequence ATGAAAATATCTTTTCTCGGAGCCGCTGGCGAAGTAACCGGTAGCCAGCATTTGATTGAGACTGATTCGCGACGGATTTTGCTGGACTGTGGATTATTTCAGGGGCATCGCCAAGAATCGTATTTAAAAAACAGCTGGTTTGCTTATCCGCCGGATTCGATCGATGCGGTCTTTTTATCGCATGGGCACATGGATCATTGTGGCAACCTGCCACGACTTTTTAGCAAAGGCTTTCGCGGACCGATCTTTTGTACGTCTGCGACGGCGGATATCGCTGAAATCATGCTGAAGGATAGTGCCCGGATACAGGCAGAAGACGCCAAGTATCTCGCGAGAAAATTAAAAGAGAAACACCCGCCGATAGAACCGCTCTATTCGGAAGATGATGTAGATGGGGTAGCGAAACTGTTTGAGCGTCTGGACTATCATGAATGGCATGAATTAGGAGACGATGTCAAAGTTCGTTTCCTGGATGCCGGGCACATTCTGGGTTCCGCCATCATTGAGATGAAAATCAAAGATCAGCGAGAATGGCGACATCTTGTTTTTACAGGTGACCTGGGGCGACGGAATTTACCATTGCTCAGAGATCCGGAGACGATTGCAGGGTGTGAAATCTTAATTTCAGAAAGCACCTACGGAAACCGAGTGCATGAAAAGGCATCGGATATCAAAGAGGAACTCTATCAGATACTTGATGAGGCCTACCGTGTTGAAGGGCGGGTGATTATACCTGCCTTCAGTTTGGGGCGGACACAGCAGATTATTTATTATCTGAATGAACTGTATAACGAAAAACGCCTGCCCCACATTCCCATTTTTGTTGACAGTCCTCTTTCTACAAGGCTGGTTTCCGTCTTTCGACATCATCTTAATGAAATGGATGACGAAGTTCAGGCGTTGATGGAAGCCGACAAAGATCCCTTCGGATTTGCCTTGCTCGACTATGTTTCCACGCGCGAACAAAGTATCGCCCTCAATAAGCGGGAAGGGGCCTTTGTCGTGATAGCGGGAAGCGGAATGTGCGAAAACGGTCGTGTGCGACATCATCTGAAAAACGGGATCGAACATGTGGAAAACACAATTGTGCTAATGGGATATCAGGCTGCGAATACATTAGGCAGACGTTTACAGCAACGGGATCCGAAAGTGAAAATCTTTGACCGGTATTACAAGGTTAAAGCCAAGGTGGTTCAGCTTAGCGGGTTATCCGGTCACGCTGATGTGGAAGATTTCAAATGGTGGTATGCACAGTCAGCCAAACACGGCACCATTGGTCAGGTCTTTTTGGTACACGGCGAGCCGGAATCGGCAGCAGCATTGGCGGCTTTAATTCGTGATGAGTGTGATTTGGAACCCATTATCCCCCACTATCAACAATCTTTTGAAGTTTGA
- a CDS encoding ASCH domain-containing protein, with amino-acid sequence MTKPIKHPDKSLPALGIRQPWAELMLRGIKTIEIRSSQTNIRGPIYVYASKKLAKTPHAEVAAEQAEIDVEELPTGVLIGTVEIVDSFPVSKQHAAAAGVPANLLKGKYGWELAKPKRLQKLIVPDYLPYGVWFYPFVRKQTGTRKKS; translated from the coding sequence ATGACAAAACCAATCAAACATCCTGATAAAAGTCTGCCTGCACTGGGAATCCGGCAACCCTGGGCAGAACTGATGTTACGTGGTATCAAAACAATCGAAATCCGTTCCAGCCAGACGAATATTCGTGGCCCGATTTATGTTTATGCATCGAAAAAGCTGGCCAAAACGCCCCATGCTGAGGTTGCGGCAGAGCAGGCTGAGATTGATGTAGAAGAACTTCCTACCGGCGTGTTGATCGGTACGGTGGAGATTGTGGACTCATTTCCCGTTAGCAAACAACATGCTGCCGCCGCAGGAGTGCCTGCCAACTTACTAAAAGGCAAATATGGTTGGGAACTCGCAAAACCGAAACGTTTGCAGAAACTCATCGTGCCTGATTATCTGCCGTATGGGGTCTGGTTTTATCCTTTTGTACGCAAACAGACAGGCACGCGAAAGAAATCCTGA
- the trpA gene encoding tryptophan synthase subunit alpha — MTTLISDKFAQLKSENRMAFMPFITAGDPDLETTVAVLKELAQRGVDLIEVGFPYSDPIADGPVIQESYTRALNNGFHVHDLFEALKALSADSSVTLPPLVGMVSYAIIFRYGAEKFLQEAEAAGFSGLIVPDLPGDEAPEFAEKTKTANLDLVQLVSPLTPEDRTKRIVQAASGFIYCISVAGTTGVRDELPEELTAHLKSLRNLTDLPLAVGFGISQPKHVDTLRGKADGFIIGSAIVKQFAAFSDPSQTAKDVITAIGDYAGEMVAATKS; from the coding sequence GTGACCACATTAATTTCTGATAAATTTGCGCAGTTAAAATCGGAAAACCGCATGGCCTTCATGCCTTTCATCACAGCCGGTGATCCCGATCTTGAAACCACAGTCGCCGTGCTGAAAGAACTGGCCCAGCGAGGTGTGGATCTGATTGAGGTAGGTTTCCCCTATAGTGATCCCATCGCAGATGGTCCGGTGATTCAAGAATCGTACACCCGTGCTTTAAATAACGGGTTCCATGTACATGACCTGTTCGAAGCGCTGAAAGCACTGTCGGCAGATTCTTCTGTCACTCTGCCCCCTTTGGTAGGCATGGTATCTTATGCGATTATCTTCCGGTACGGTGCTGAGAAATTTTTACAGGAAGCAGAAGCCGCCGGCTTTTCCGGATTGATTGTCCCTGACCTGCCTGGCGATGAAGCACCGGAATTTGCTGAGAAAACCAAAACGGCCAATCTCGATCTGGTCCAACTCGTTTCACCATTAACGCCGGAAGATCGTACGAAACGCATTGTGCAAGCCGCCAGTGGATTTATCTACTGTATCTCGGTTGCCGGAACGACCGGAGTCCGCGATGAACTCCCTGAGGAATTGACCGCGCATCTGAAATCATTACGCAATCTGACAGATCTGCCACTGGCCGTTGGCTTTGGTATCAGCCAACCCAAGCACGTCGACACCTTGCGCGGCAAAGCAGATGGCTTCATCATCGGTTCCGCCATCGTAAAACAATTCGCTGCGTTTTCTGACCCCAGTCAAACTGCTAAAGATGTGATCACAGCAATCGGCGATTACGCGGGTGAAATGGTGGCTGCGACAAAGAGTTAA